One window from the genome of Cuculus canorus isolate bCucCan1 chromosome 12, bCucCan1.pri, whole genome shotgun sequence encodes:
- the LINGO1 gene encoding leucine-rich repeat and immunoglobulin-like domain-containing nogo receptor-interacting protein 1 isoform X1 produces the protein MQVRDRMVAGEASMRSPILACWQPILLLMLGSILSGSATGCPPRCECSAQERAVLCHRKRFMVVPEGIPTETRLLDLGKNRIKTLNQDEFANYPHLEELELNENIISAIEPGAFNNLFNLRTLGLRSNRLKLIPLGVFTGLSNLTKLDISENKIVILLDYMFQDLYNLKSLEVGDNDLVYISHRAFSGLNSLEQLTLEKCNLTSIPTEALSHLHGLIVLRLRHLNINTIRDYSFKRLYRLKVLEISHWPYLDTMTSNCLYGLNLTSLSITHCNLTSIPYVSVRHLVYLRFLNLSYNPIVTIEGSMLHDLLRLQEIQLVGGQLTTVEPFAFRGLNYLRILNVSGNLLTTLEESAFHSVGNLETLILDNNPLACDCRLLWVFRRRWRLNFNKQQPTCSTPEFVQGKEFKDFPDVLLPNYFTCRRARIRDRKPQQIFVDEGHTVHFVCRADGDPPPTIMWLSPRKHLISTKTNGRLTVFPDGTLEVRYAQIQDNGTYLCIASNAGGNDTMLAHLHVRSYSPDWPHQPNKTFAFISNQPNESDANSTRATVPFPFDIKTLIIATTMGFISFLGVVLFCLVLLFLWSRGKGNTKHNIEIEYVPRKSDAGISSADAPRKFNMKMI, from the coding sequence GTGAGAGATAGGATGGTAGCTGGGGAGGCGAGTATGCGCAGCCCAATCCTGGCCTGCTGGCAGCCGATTCTCCTCCTGATGCTGGGTTCCATCCTGTCTGGCTCCGCCACAGGCTGCCCACCACGCTGCGAATGCTCTGCCCAGGAGCGTGCCGTCCTGTGCCACCGGAAGCGATTCATGGTCGTGCCAGAGGGGATCCCGACTGAGACCAGGCTGCTGGACTTGGGCAAGAATCGCATCAAGACACTCAACCAGGATGAATTTGCCAACTACCCTcacctggaggagctggagctaAATGAGAACATTATCAGTGCCATTGAACCTGGGGCTTTCAACAACCTCTTCAACCTCAGGACGCTGGGGCTCAGGAGTAACAGACTCAAGCTGATCCCTTTGGGGGTATTTACCGGACTCAGCAACCTTACCAAGCTAGACATTAGTGAGAACAAAATTGTGATCCTCCTAGACTACATGTTCCAGGACTTGTACAACCTGAAGTCTTTGGAGGTGGGGGACAACGACCTTGTCTATATCTCCCACCGGGCCTTCAGCGGCCTCAACAGCCTGGAGCAGCTGACCCTGGAGAAATGCAACCTGACCTCCATCCCCACAGAGGCCCTGTCTCACCTTCATGGCTTGATCGTGCTGCGGCTGCGCCATCTGAACATCAACACAATCCGGGATTACTCATTCAAGAGGCTGTACCGGCTCAAAGTCCTTGAGATCTCACATTGGCCCTACCTGGATACTATGACATCCAACTGCCTCTACGGGTTGAACCTGACCTCCTTGTCCATCACCCACTGCAACCTGACATCCATCCCATATGTGTCAGTGAGGCACTTGGTTTACCTCCGATTCCTGAACCTGTCCTACAACCCAATTGTCACCATCGAGGGCTCCATGCTCCATGATCTGCTCAGGCTGCAGGAGATCCAGCTGGTGGGAGGGCAGCTCACCACGGTCGAGCCCTTCGCCTTCCGTGGCCTCAATTACCTGCGCATCCTGAACGTGTCAGGGAATTTACTCACCACCCTGGAGGAATCGGCCTTCCATTCGGTGGGCAACCTGGAGACACTCATCCTTGACAACAACCCCTTAGCCTGCGACTGTCGGCTGCTCTGGGTTTTCCGTCGGCGATGGAGGTTGAATTTCAACAAGCAGCAGCCTACCTGCTCCACCCCTGAATTCGTCCAGGGCAAGGAATTCAAAGATTTCCCCGATGTCCTCCTACCCAACTACTTCACCTGCCGCCGAGCACGGATACGGGACCGCAAACCTCAGCAGATTTTTGTGGATGAAGGCCACACGGTCCATTTTGTCTGCCGGGCAGATGGGGATCCGCCCCCCACCATCATGTGGCTCTCTCCGCGGAAGCACCTCATCTCTACCAAAACCAACGGGCGGCTCACTGTCTTCCCTGACGGCACGCTGGAGGTGCGCTACGCCCAGATCCAGGACAATGGCACCTACCTATGCATCGCCAGCAACGCGGGTGGCAACGACACCATGCTGGCCCACCTGCACGTGCGCAGCTACTCCCCGGACTGGCCCCACCAGCCCAACAAGACTTTCGCGTTCATCTCCAACCAGCCCAACGAGAGCGATGCCAACAGCACGCGCGCCACCGTGCCTTTCCCCTTTGACATCAAGACTCTCATCATTGCCACCACCATGGGCTTCATTTCCTTCCTGGGCGTCGTGCTCTTCTGTCTGGTGCTCCTCTTCCTGTGGAGCCGGGGGAAAGGCAACACCAAGCACAACATTGAAATCGAGTACGTGCCACGCAAGTCCGATGCGGGCATCAGCTCTGCCGACGCACCGCGCAAGTTCAACATGAAAATGATTTAA
- the LINGO1 gene encoding leucine-rich repeat and immunoglobulin-like domain-containing nogo receptor-interacting protein 1 isoform X2: protein MVAGEASMRSPILACWQPILLLMLGSILSGSATGCPPRCECSAQERAVLCHRKRFMVVPEGIPTETRLLDLGKNRIKTLNQDEFANYPHLEELELNENIISAIEPGAFNNLFNLRTLGLRSNRLKLIPLGVFTGLSNLTKLDISENKIVILLDYMFQDLYNLKSLEVGDNDLVYISHRAFSGLNSLEQLTLEKCNLTSIPTEALSHLHGLIVLRLRHLNINTIRDYSFKRLYRLKVLEISHWPYLDTMTSNCLYGLNLTSLSITHCNLTSIPYVSVRHLVYLRFLNLSYNPIVTIEGSMLHDLLRLQEIQLVGGQLTTVEPFAFRGLNYLRILNVSGNLLTTLEESAFHSVGNLETLILDNNPLACDCRLLWVFRRRWRLNFNKQQPTCSTPEFVQGKEFKDFPDVLLPNYFTCRRARIRDRKPQQIFVDEGHTVHFVCRADGDPPPTIMWLSPRKHLISTKTNGRLTVFPDGTLEVRYAQIQDNGTYLCIASNAGGNDTMLAHLHVRSYSPDWPHQPNKTFAFISNQPNESDANSTRATVPFPFDIKTLIIATTMGFISFLGVVLFCLVLLFLWSRGKGNTKHNIEIEYVPRKSDAGISSADAPRKFNMKMI from the coding sequence ATGGTAGCTGGGGAGGCGAGTATGCGCAGCCCAATCCTGGCCTGCTGGCAGCCGATTCTCCTCCTGATGCTGGGTTCCATCCTGTCTGGCTCCGCCACAGGCTGCCCACCACGCTGCGAATGCTCTGCCCAGGAGCGTGCCGTCCTGTGCCACCGGAAGCGATTCATGGTCGTGCCAGAGGGGATCCCGACTGAGACCAGGCTGCTGGACTTGGGCAAGAATCGCATCAAGACACTCAACCAGGATGAATTTGCCAACTACCCTcacctggaggagctggagctaAATGAGAACATTATCAGTGCCATTGAACCTGGGGCTTTCAACAACCTCTTCAACCTCAGGACGCTGGGGCTCAGGAGTAACAGACTCAAGCTGATCCCTTTGGGGGTATTTACCGGACTCAGCAACCTTACCAAGCTAGACATTAGTGAGAACAAAATTGTGATCCTCCTAGACTACATGTTCCAGGACTTGTACAACCTGAAGTCTTTGGAGGTGGGGGACAACGACCTTGTCTATATCTCCCACCGGGCCTTCAGCGGCCTCAACAGCCTGGAGCAGCTGACCCTGGAGAAATGCAACCTGACCTCCATCCCCACAGAGGCCCTGTCTCACCTTCATGGCTTGATCGTGCTGCGGCTGCGCCATCTGAACATCAACACAATCCGGGATTACTCATTCAAGAGGCTGTACCGGCTCAAAGTCCTTGAGATCTCACATTGGCCCTACCTGGATACTATGACATCCAACTGCCTCTACGGGTTGAACCTGACCTCCTTGTCCATCACCCACTGCAACCTGACATCCATCCCATATGTGTCAGTGAGGCACTTGGTTTACCTCCGATTCCTGAACCTGTCCTACAACCCAATTGTCACCATCGAGGGCTCCATGCTCCATGATCTGCTCAGGCTGCAGGAGATCCAGCTGGTGGGAGGGCAGCTCACCACGGTCGAGCCCTTCGCCTTCCGTGGCCTCAATTACCTGCGCATCCTGAACGTGTCAGGGAATTTACTCACCACCCTGGAGGAATCGGCCTTCCATTCGGTGGGCAACCTGGAGACACTCATCCTTGACAACAACCCCTTAGCCTGCGACTGTCGGCTGCTCTGGGTTTTCCGTCGGCGATGGAGGTTGAATTTCAACAAGCAGCAGCCTACCTGCTCCACCCCTGAATTCGTCCAGGGCAAGGAATTCAAAGATTTCCCCGATGTCCTCCTACCCAACTACTTCACCTGCCGCCGAGCACGGATACGGGACCGCAAACCTCAGCAGATTTTTGTGGATGAAGGCCACACGGTCCATTTTGTCTGCCGGGCAGATGGGGATCCGCCCCCCACCATCATGTGGCTCTCTCCGCGGAAGCACCTCATCTCTACCAAAACCAACGGGCGGCTCACTGTCTTCCCTGACGGCACGCTGGAGGTGCGCTACGCCCAGATCCAGGACAATGGCACCTACCTATGCATCGCCAGCAACGCGGGTGGCAACGACACCATGCTGGCCCACCTGCACGTGCGCAGCTACTCCCCGGACTGGCCCCACCAGCCCAACAAGACTTTCGCGTTCATCTCCAACCAGCCCAACGAGAGCGATGCCAACAGCACGCGCGCCACCGTGCCTTTCCCCTTTGACATCAAGACTCTCATCATTGCCACCACCATGGGCTTCATTTCCTTCCTGGGCGTCGTGCTCTTCTGTCTGGTGCTCCTCTTCCTGTGGAGCCGGGGGAAAGGCAACACCAAGCACAACATTGAAATCGAGTACGTGCCACGCAAGTCCGATGCGGGCATCAGCTCTGCCGACGCACCGCGCAAGTTCAACATGAAAATGATTTAA